The following DNA comes from Methylophilus sp. 5.
ACCCGTGGCTTTTACTTTGACAACGGATTCGGTGAACAACGTTACGTGCAATACGGTGAGCCTCGCGTTGGTGGTATCACCGTCACTTACGATTACTAAATCAAGGGGCGCTCATTGCCCGCTTTAATTTTATAAATGTTGGAGTTTATATGCGTATTTCAGTCGATATTAGTTTGTATCCTTTAACCGAAGGCTATGTGGAACCCATTTTGGCCTTTATCAACACACTCGAAGCCAATAAAAATTTGGTGGTGAAACGCAATAGCCTGGCCACGCAAGTGTTTGGCGAATACCGCGATGTGATGGATTGCCTGGATGCAGAAATGGAGGCAGTGTTTAATGCGTTGCCGCACAGTGTATTTGTGATGAAGTTTATTGGCACGGACAGGGCTGATGTTGTCGATGTATAAGCTGCACTCAGGCCATTAATAGTCACATACGCTTTGCGTACTTGTTAACTTATTTGCTGTTTTATCGCCATGAACCAAGATTATTATCAGTCCATCATTGCTGCATTCCATCAAATGTCCGGCTGGGAAATTGCCGCTGCTTTAATGGGCGTTGCCTATATTCTGTTGGCGGCCAAAGAGTCTCAATGGTGCTGGTTGTTTGCCTTTTTAAGCACGCTGGTTTACACCGCGCTGTTTTGGGAGGGGCAACTGCCTATGCAGGCGTTGTTGAATTTTTACTATATGGGCATGGCGATTTATGGTTTTTGGCTATGGCATAAACATGGCAAGCAAACTGACACCTTGCTGATTAGCCGTTGGCCCTGGAAAAACCATCTTGGTTTTATTGTGATTGGTTTGGTGGTGAGTGCGTTGCTGAGTGCCTATTTGCAAAAAACTGGACAATCGCAAAGCCCGGTATTAGATGCTTATACGACAGTTTTTTCTGTCATGAATACCTGGTTGATCGCCAGGAAGGTGTTAGAAAACTGGCTGTACTGGGCGGTGATTGATGGCGCTGCTACGCTGTTGTATGTACAAACAGGCTATTACGCAACGGCCGTTTTATTTGTGTTGAATACTATTTTGGCCATTGCAGGCTTTATTAGCTGGGTGAAGCTTTACCAGCAGCAAACGACTTAAACAGCGCATTTTGGTGACGAGCATTGCCTTTTTATATGCGCTGCATCCACTTCGCCAAATCCGTTTCACCCAGTACATTCATTAAAAACAACAGTAGCTGGTAGCAGGGCGTATTGGCTGTGTGGTCGGGCCAGGCATGCGTTTGAATATAGTGCTGTTTAAATAAAGCCAGTTGTGCGGGCGTGAGTATATATTCGAGCAACACCAGGTCCAGCGCACGTGGCGCAATCACAAATGCATCAAGATCAAGCAGCGCCAACTTATTTGCGTTGATACAACGGAATTGATCCCAGCGTAAATCCAGCATCATCGGGACAAATTCGGTTTCGTGGCAATTGTTTGCCTGTGCTAACACCTCGGCCAGTAACGGTTCAGCAATCAACGGATCGTGTTGCTTAGCCAAAAAAACAAGCGTGGCGTGCAAGCGACTGGCCCATTTGTTTGCAGAAAATTGTGGTGCGTGTAGCTTGCCCCAACTGGGGTAAGTTGATTGATGCAATCGTGCGATATGTTCAGCTAGCTGAATCACCCATTGGTCGGCTATGTGTTCTGTTCCTAAATCTTTACCCGCTAAAAACCGGCTGAGCACAAATCGGTTGGCACCCGCAGCGACAAAATTAGGCACTGTCAGCGCGCCGTTTTTCTCCAAAAAATGATGCGTTAAATGGATCTTGCCCAAGCTGTTTGGAAAGTCGGCTGCAAATAAATGGTTTGCGCCTAACCAAAAGTGAGACTTTGTAATGGTCGCTTCATTACACACTTTTAGTACCATGTCGCCGCTCGCCGTTTGGCAATAAAAAAGGCTATGCGTACTATCCTCAAATTTATTGGGCATAGCGCTTGGTTGGGCAATCAGTATGGGCAAACTGGCTTGCTCGGATGATGTGAGTTGTGGATAGGTAAACATAATCAGGCTGACATTTTAAGTCATCAGACGGTCAAAAAGCCTGCCTGTCGGCAGGTTTTTTTGTTGGCGTGTAACTAGCCCAAGTCAATCAGCAATTGTTCAAAATCAGCCGCAGGCATCGGTTTGGCGAATAAATAGCCCTGGCCAAAGTCGCAATGGATGTCTTCGAGCAAATGCAGTTGGGTTTCCGTTTCTATGCCTTCGGCAATCACTTTAATATTGAGGCGGTGGGCCATTTCAATAATGGCTTCACAAATCGCCACTTCGCTGGAGTTGGCCGCCAAGTTGCAGATGAATGAGCGGTCAATTTTTAAATAGTCGACGTTGAATTTTTTAAGATAGGACAACGAAGAGTAGCCAGTACCAAAGTCATCAATCGCGATATGCATGCCGGCATTGTGGAACCCCATCAGTTTTTCTTCAATGTTACCAACAAGATCCATCAGTACGCCCTCGGTAATTTCAATCACCACGCATTTGGTCGGAAAATGAATGTTTTCGAGCAACTGAATCCAGTTATGCATCATTTCTTCGTTGGCTTTAAATTGCACTGGCGATTTATTGACGGCAATTTCAATCTCGCGCCCCAGCAGCTGTTTCAATTTGGCGCCTTGCTTCACGGCTTCTATAAATACCCAGTTACCAATCTCGTGTATGGTGCCGTAGTGTTCGCAAATAGGGATGAAAATATCCGGGCTGATGTAGCCAAGCTCTGGGTGTTTCCAGCGTAGCAAGGCCTCTGCTTTATTGATGCGGCCAGTCGATAGCTCAATAATAGGTTGATAATGCACAGAAAACTGCTTGAGCTGTAACGCTTGCCGTAAATCGGTAGACAAGCGGATGCGAAAGTCAGACTCTTGTTGCATCAGCTTGGTGAAAAAACGATAGCAGCCGCGGCCTGCATTTTTGGCCACATACATGGCCTGATCAGCGACTTTAAGTAATTGCTGCGCATCGTTGGCATCTTCCGGGTAAATGGCAATGCCGACACTGGCCGAGATAAAGGCTTCTTTTTTTGCGGTAAGAAACGGCTCTGATAATTTGTCGATAATGTGTTGTGCAATATGCGCAATCATCATGTTGTCGTGAATGTCGTTCAAAATTACGGTGAATTCATCGCCGCCAAGGCGGGCGACCGTATCCGACTGACGCACGCATGCGGCAATGCGCGCTGAGGCCTCAATCAGCAGCGTATCGCCAACGTTATGGCCATGGGTATCATTCACTTCTTTAAAACGGTCAAGGTCAATAAAGAGGAGCGCGCATTTTTGATGCTCACGGTGTGAGAGTTTAATGGTTTGTTCGAGACGGTCCTGAAATAGTTGCCGATTAGGTAGCTTGGTCAGTTGGTCAAAGTTAGCCTGTTTGAGAATCAGCGCCTCAGCCTCTTTAATGGCAGAAATGTCTGAGAATAAGCCCACACGCCTGTGCACTATACCGTCGTTCAGGTAGGAGGTGTTGATGGTCAGCCAAGTGGGGAAGGTGCTGCCATTTTTGTGTTTAGTCCACACCTCTCCTTGCCATTGCCCATTGGCCTCAATCGTTTGTTTCTGTGAGCCATAAAAGTCAGCGTCATGCTGATTAGTGTGTAACAAGGTGATGGATTGCCCCTTGATTTCTTCCAGGGTATAGCCGGTCATTTTGCTAAATGCGGGGTTGATGGCTAACATGATGCCATGCGCATCGGTAATGGCCATCGCTTCACTGCTGTTGTTATAGACCAGCCCCGCAAGCTTGAGCTCTTCTTCTACCAGTTTTCTTTCGCTGATGTCTTGCACCGCGCTGATGTAATACAATGGCTGTTGTTGATCATCGCGCAACAAATGCACTGACAGATTCACCCAAACCACTTGACCCATTTTATGCAGGTAGCGTTTCTCTATGCTGAATTGGTCAATATTACCTTGTAATAAGCGGGTGACGGTTTCGGTTTCTTTGCCTACGTCGTCAGGCAGTGTAATTTGCTGGTAGGTCATATGCTGTGCCAGAATTTCTTCCTGGCTATAACCAATGATGCGGCAAAACTCAAGGTTGATTTGCAGAAAATGCCCCGTTAATGCCACTTGCGCAATACCGATCGCTGCATTTTCAAACACAGCATGAAACAAGGCTTCGTTATCTCGCAGGGCTTCTCTGGCTTGATCTCTTTGCTCGGTGGCGACGCTGGAGTGGTAAATATGGTAGAGACTGAGTTGAATACTGTCTCTGAACTGACTAATCAGGTCTGTCACCAGATGGTCGTAGTGATGCTCTTTGTTATCCAGAATGCAAATGGTGCCGAACACTTCGCCATTTGGCCAGTTGATCGGCAATCCATAATAAGAAATCATGCCAAGGGCGACATCCGGGTTGTTCTCCCAGCCTGGGTGGGTGAGTGCATTAGGGATAAGCAACGCTTGATGATTGCTGATCACGTTTTCGCAGTAGAGTCCGGTATTGAGCTTGGCATGTTCTCCCTGATGGTAAACATTACCTTCACTATGGCTAGCGACAAACACTTCGATCTCATGGGCGTGTACACGCATGATCAGTGCGGCAGGAATATGCGCAATACACGCCAGCAAATCTGTCGTAATCTGCCAGCTTTGAAGTACCGTTTCCGGCACGTCAATATCGTCTAGCACTAAATATGTGGGCACGTGCCCGGATCCCTGTTTGACCATAACTACCCCCAATACTGTTCGTAGTCATTTTTGTATGGCATGACACACGTCTTTCTTCTATTTCGGCAATAAATGCCAATTTCTTTACGTATGTTAAGGTAATTGTGCGCTTTTAAAACCGCATAATCAATGTGGTTTAATGCGGCTAAAGTGAAAAGATTTGATAAGAACTAACGGCGTTAGGGTGGTTTAGCAAAGTTAGAAAAACTGCATGATGATGGTAGCCTGGCTGCCACAGGCGAGCCATGTATTCGGCCATCACCAAGGCGTTAATCAAAGAGATAGCGTGATAGTGCGTGTGGTGTTTGGTTTGGAAAACGCCGGATTGAAGGCTGCGTCGCAATAAAAAGCGTGATGAGTACGGTTCGCTTAAAGCGCAGTCAGCGCTTGTTTGAGGGCGGCCGTTTGGATGTCATCTATGGCTTGGCCATGGTGGGCAGAAATCAGAAAACTGTCTTCTACACGGTTGCCCAGCGTGTTGATTTTTGCATTATGTAATTCAATGCCATGGTTAAGAAACACCAGTGCCATGCTGGCCAGCAAGCCTGGTCTGTCGTTCGCAATCACATCCAGTTGCTGAAACGCCGTTGCGGGCTCTTGCTGGTTGGCGACCGGGCGCAAGCTGACCTGAGTCGGAATCGGCATATGCTTGACCTGTCGACTAACACGCCCGCTGATTGGGCTAGGCATGGCCTGGTCGCTGAGCAGTTGGTCGTTCAGGCCTTGTTCAATATGTTTGAGTAAGCCGTTATAACTAATCTGGCGTGTGTCTGGCTCCAGCACAATAAAGTTATCCAGTGCGTAGCCATGCGTGGTGGTATAAATTTTGGCCTGCACAATGTTGTATTGCATGCTGTCAAAAAAGTGACAAATGCGGGCAAAAATTTCTTTTTGGTCGCGGCTGTAAATCATGACCTGAATGCCGTCGCCTTTAGGGCTAAGCCGCGCGCGTACAATCGGCTTTTCTGAGAGCTTGTGCGGAATCAGCAAGCGGCTCTGCCAGGCAATTTCGTCACTGTCAAAACGGCTGAAATAACCGCTGCCAAAGGCTTGCCATAAGGGTTGCACCGAGGACTCTTTAAGGTTAAAGCTACTGAGTTTATGTAGCACCTCCTGCTTGCGTAAACTGAGCTGGGCTTCGGTGTTGAGTGATTGTTGCAATACGCGGCGTGTTTGTAAAAACAGGCTTTCGAGCAGCTTGGCCTTCCAGGCGTTCCACACATTCGGGCTGGTGCCGCGAATGTCGGCCACGGTGAGTAAATACAAGGCGGTCAGGCGATATTCTGAACCCACCAATTGTGCAAAAGATTCAATCACATCCGGGTCTGATAAGTCACTTTTTTGCGCCGTGCTCGAGAGCTTTAAATGCGCTTCGACCAGCCAGGACACTAGCTCGGTATCAGCTTTGGGTAAGCCCAGTTTGTTGCAAAAGCGTCGCGCATCAATGGTGCCCAATTGTGAGTGGTCACCCCCACGGCCTTTGGCAATATCGTGAAAAATGGCGGCTAAATAGAGCAAGTGTGGCTGGCTAAACTCATTAAACAGCTGGCTGCAGAGCGGAAACTCATGGCGTAGGTCTGGCTTGGCAAAGCGGCGTAAATTACGCAGCACATTGAGCGTGTGTTCGTCGACGGTGTAAACATGAAACAGGTCGTGCTGCATTTGTGCAATCACGCGGCCAAATACAGGAATATAGCGCCCGAGGATGCCATAACGGTTCATGCGGCGCAGGCTGCGGTGCACGCCTTCACGGCTTTGCAAAATCTGCAGAAACAGTGCTTTGTGGGCGGCATTTTGCCTGAAATTGCGATCAATTAAGGGGTGCGCAGCTTGCAGTGCTCTGACCAGCGGTGCACTAAAACCGGTGATGGCAGGGTGCTGCTGTAGCAGCTGAAAGCAGCGCAAAATGGCCTCAGGCTTGCGCTCAAACAAGTCTGGGGTTTGGGCGTTTAACAGGCCTTGTGACAGCGTAAAATCCTGATCAATCACGCTGGTGGCTTCTGTCGCCGGGCTCACGCGTGCATGCATGCGCTTGAGCAAGACTTCGTTTTCAATAATCACAGCCCTGGCGCTGCGGTAAAAGCCTTGCATCAGTTGCTCGCTGGCGCGTTTTTGTGGCGTGTTTTGATAGCCCATTTGCTCGGCCAGGGTGTTTTGAAAGTCAAATACCAGGCGGTCCTCGCGTCGTTTGGCCAGCAAATGCAAGCGGATGCGCAGATTTTTTAGCAACCGCTCGTGCCGTTTGAGTTGGCTGGCCTGGCTGCGGTTGAGTAAGCCCGCACGCACCAGGTCGTTCCAGTCATGGCCCAGGCCCTGGCTTTGTGCGACCCATAAAATCATATGCAGGTCACGCAGGCCGCCTGGGCTTTCCTTGATATTAGGCTCCAGGTTGTAGGCCGTGTCGTGAAACTTGGCATGGCGAATTTGTTGCTCACGTAGTTTTTCGGCAAAAAAGCGCGCGCTGTCGAGTTCTGTGTGTAAAGTCTGGGTGAGGGTTTTAAAACTGGATTTATCACCGATGAGCCAGCGCGCCTCCAGCAGGTTGGTCATGATGGTCACGTCCAGCTTGGCTTCATCCAGGCACTCTTGCAAGGTGCGCACACTGTGGCCAATGTTTAAACCGATATCCCACAAAGTGCCAATCAGTGATTCGACACTTGTTTGCAACTGGCTGTCGCTGTTATCCGGCATCAGAATCAGCAGGTCAATGTCTGATTGGGGGAACATATCTCCACGGCCGTAGCCGCCGACGGCAATCAGGCTGGCCGTAAGCGGCAGGCCGTGACTACGCCAGAGTTCTTTGAGTAGTTGGTCAAGCAGGCGGGTATGTTGCAGCAGCAGCGTTTTGGCTTGTGGATTCGCCAGATAAGCGTCTGCAAGTTGCTGGCGTGCCAGTTGTAACGACTCCCGCCAGTGCTTGAGTTGTTCTTTGGCAATCACCGTCATGGTCAAGCGGCTTACAGTACGGGGCGCGGCGGCGTACCGGCAGAGGTGGTCATGATTTCAAAGCCCTCTTCGGTGACCAGCACGGTATGCTCCCATTGCGCTGACAGGCTGCGGTCTTTGGTGACGACTGTCCAGCCATCAGACATAAATTTAATATCGCGGCGACCGGCGTTAATCATCGGTTCTATAGTGAAAATCATGCCGGCTTTCAGTGTCATGCCAGCACCTGGTTTGCCATAGTGCAATACTTGCGGCTCGCAATGAAATTTTTTTCCTATGCCATGACCGCAAAATTCTCGCACGATGCTGTAGCCATTTTTTTCGGCAAAAGATTGAATGGCGTAGCCAATGTCACCCAAGGTATTGCCCGGTTTGACCTTTTCAATACCGCGCCACATGGCCTGGTAGGTGAGTTCGCACAAACGTTTGGCTTGTGGCGTCACATCGCCAACCATAAACATACGCGAAGTGTCACCGTGGTAGCCATTTTTGATCACGGTAATATCGAGGTTGACGACATCACCTTGTTTCAGCTCTTTTTCACTGGGCACGCCATGGCAGATTTGTTGGTTAATTGAGGTGCAGATGGATTTAGGATACGGCGTATGGCCATCCGGTGCATAGTTAAGCGGCGCTGGAATTGCCTGCTGCACATTGACGATGTAATCGTGACAGAGCTGGTCTAGCTTGTTAGTGGTGACGCCAGCCACAACAAACGGGCTGATGTAATCCAGCACTTCGGAGGCCAGGCGACCAGCGACGCGCATTTTTTCGATTTCTTCGGGGGTGTGCAGAATAATTGCCATATGCTTGACGACCTTTAAAGCCAGATCGTTGAGGATCCGATCTTGGGAATCAATAACTAAAATGGCATTCTAACATAGGCATTTATCAGTCATCACTAAAGAAGCACGCCTTTATTGGCGTTAAACCACCATAGGCGTTAAAACGGATATGCCATAAAAAGAAACAGGCGCTGATTTGTGCGATTGATTGCCGCATCGCGCAGGTTGGTGATGTTTTATACTCGGGCGCATAAATCAAGCTGGAGCGAACACATGGTGACACTCACCGAAGCAAGGGCAAACCGGACTGTAAATGACTGGGTCGCTTTTTTACAGCAGGCAGATATCCCGGTATTGCGACAAACCGCCAGGGAGTTGGCGCTACTCCGTGAGCATGAAGAAGAGACTGGCGCACGCGATATTACGCGCGTGGTGATCAATGACCCGCTGATGATGTTTAAAGTGCTGACGTTTGCCAATAATCATCGTAGCCGCCATCAGTTGCAAGACCTGGTGCAGGTAGAGCAGGCCATTATCATGATGGGCACCAGCACCTTTTTTGCCCAGATTCCCGCTGTGCCGCATGTTGAAGAAGTACTCAACCAGCATGTGCCGGCCTTGGTCGATTTACTTAAGCTGATGATACGTGCACACCGGGCTGGTTATTTTGCGGCTGAATTTGCGTCACACCTGATGGACTTGCATGCAGAAGAGTTGCGCGTGGCTGCCTCATTGTATGATTTTGCCGAAATGCTGATGTGGTGTTTTAATCCGGAAGCTATGGCTGAGATCAGCAAGCGTCAAGCTGCCGATAAAACCCTGCGTAGCCGCGTTGTGCAACAAGAGGTGCTTGGTTTTCGCGTGGTGGAGTTACAGGCCGAGCTGGTGCGCGTGTTTAACTTACCCTCATTGTTAACCGATTTAATGGATGAGCAGCGCGCG
Coding sequences within:
- a CDS encoding YkoF family thiamine/hydroxymethylpyrimidine-binding protein, producing MRISVDISLYPLTEGYVEPILAFINTLEANKNLVVKRNSLATQVFGEYRDVMDCLDAEMEAVFNALPHSVFVMKFIGTDRADVVDV
- the pnuC gene encoding nicotinamide riboside transporter PnuC; this encodes MNQDYYQSIIAAFHQMSGWEIAAALMGVAYILLAAKESQWCWLFAFLSTLVYTALFWEGQLPMQALLNFYYMGMAIYGFWLWHKHGKQTDTLLISRWPWKNHLGFIVIGLVVSALLSAYLQKTGQSQSPVLDAYTTVFSVMNTWLIARKVLENWLYWAVIDGAATLLYVQTGYYATAVLFVLNTILAIAGFISWVKLYQQQTT
- a CDS encoding bifunctional diguanylate cyclase/phosphodiesterase, producing the protein MPTYLVLDDIDVPETVLQSWQITTDLLACIAHIPAALIMRVHAHEIEVFVASHSEGNVYHQGEHAKLNTGLYCENVISNHQALLIPNALTHPGWENNPDVALGMISYYGLPINWPNGEVFGTICILDNKEHHYDHLVTDLISQFRDSIQLSLYHIYHSSVATEQRDQAREALRDNEALFHAVFENAAIGIAQVALTGHFLQINLEFCRIIGYSQEEILAQHMTYQQITLPDDVGKETETVTRLLQGNIDQFSIEKRYLHKMGQVVWVNLSVHLLRDDQQQPLYYISAVQDISERKLVEEELKLAGLVYNNSSEAMAITDAHGIMLAINPAFSKMTGYTLEEIKGQSITLLHTNQHDADFYGSQKQTIEANGQWQGEVWTKHKNGSTFPTWLTINTSYLNDGIVHRRVGLFSDISAIKEAEALILKQANFDQLTKLPNRQLFQDRLEQTIKLSHREHQKCALLFIDLDRFKEVNDTHGHNVGDTLLIEASARIAACVRQSDTVARLGGDEFTVILNDIHDNMMIAHIAQHIIDKLSEPFLTAKKEAFISASVGIAIYPEDANDAQQLLKVADQAMYVAKNAGRGCYRFFTKLMQQESDFRIRLSTDLRQALQLKQFSVHYQPIIELSTGRINKAEALLRWKHPELGYISPDIFIPICEHYGTIHEIGNWVFIEAVKQGAKLKQLLGREIEIAVNKSPVQFKANEEMMHNWIQLLENIHFPTKCVVIEITEGVLMDLVGNIEEKLMGFHNAGMHIAIDDFGTGYSSLSYLKKFNVDYLKIDRSFICNLAANSSEVAICEAIIEMAHRLNIKVIAEGIETETQLHLLEDIHCDFGQGYLFAKPMPAADFEQLLIDLG
- a CDS encoding [protein-PII] uridylyltransferase, producing MTVIAKEQLKHWRESLQLARQQLADAYLANPQAKTLLLQHTRLLDQLLKELWRSHGLPLTASLIAVGGYGRGDMFPQSDIDLLILMPDNSDSQLQTSVESLIGTLWDIGLNIGHSVRTLQECLDEAKLDVTIMTNLLEARWLIGDKSSFKTLTQTLHTELDSARFFAEKLREQQIRHAKFHDTAYNLEPNIKESPGGLRDLHMILWVAQSQGLGHDWNDLVRAGLLNRSQASQLKRHERLLKNLRIRLHLLAKRREDRLVFDFQNTLAEQMGYQNTPQKRASEQLMQGFYRSARAVIIENEVLLKRMHARVSPATEATSVIDQDFTLSQGLLNAQTPDLFERKPEAILRCFQLLQQHPAITGFSAPLVRALQAAHPLIDRNFRQNAAHKALFLQILQSREGVHRSLRRMNRYGILGRYIPVFGRVIAQMQHDLFHVYTVDEHTLNVLRNLRRFAKPDLRHEFPLCSQLFNEFSQPHLLYLAAIFHDIAKGRGGDHSQLGTIDARRFCNKLGLPKADTELVSWLVEAHLKLSSTAQKSDLSDPDVIESFAQLVGSEYRLTALYLLTVADIRGTSPNVWNAWKAKLLESLFLQTRRVLQQSLNTEAQLSLRKQEVLHKLSSFNLKESSVQPLWQAFGSGYFSRFDSDEIAWQSRLLIPHKLSEKPIVRARLSPKGDGIQVMIYSRDQKEIFARICHFFDSMQYNIVQAKIYTTTHGYALDNFIVLEPDTRQISYNGLLKHIEQGLNDQLLSDQAMPSPISGRVSRQVKHMPIPTQVSLRPVANQQEPATAFQQLDVIANDRPGLLASMALVFLNHGIELHNAKINTLGNRVEDSFLISAHHGQAIDDIQTAALKQALTAL
- the map gene encoding type I methionyl aminopeptidase, which codes for MLNDLALKVVKHMAIILHTPEEIEKMRVAGRLASEVLDYISPFVVAGVTTNKLDQLCHDYIVNVQQAIPAPLNYAPDGHTPYPKSICTSINQQICHGVPSEKELKQGDVVNLDITVIKNGYHGDTSRMFMVGDVTPQAKRLCELTYQAMWRGIEKVKPGNTLGDIGYAIQSFAEKNGYSIVREFCGHGIGKKFHCEPQVLHYGKPGAGMTLKAGMIFTIEPMINAGRRDIKFMSDGWTVVTKDRSLSAQWEHTVLVTEEGFEIMTTSAGTPPRPVL
- a CDS encoding HDOD domain-containing protein; amino-acid sequence: MVTLTEARANRTVNDWVAFLQQADIPVLRQTARELALLREHEEETGARDITRVVINDPLMMFKVLTFANNHRSRHQLQDLVQVEQAIIMMGTSTFFAQIPAVPHVEEVLNQHVPALVDLLKLMIRAHRAGYFAAEFASHLMDLHAEELRVAASLYDFAEMLMWCFNPEAMAEISKRQAADKTLRSRVVQQEVLGFRVVELQAELVRVFNLPSLLTDLMDEQRAHLPRVRNVQLAVNLARHSADGWQNAALPDDYKDIAQLLHVDVERVMHIVGVSH